Proteins encoded together in one Stigmatella aurantiaca window:
- a CDS encoding DUF2277 domain-containing protein, whose product MCRSIKTLFNFEPPASDAEIRAAALQFVRKLSGTSGPSKMNEEVFNRAVEEVTDAARRLVDSLVTTAPPRNRDIEALKAKLRSAKRFEPR is encoded by the coding sequence ATGTGCCGGAGCATCAAGACGCTGTTCAACTTCGAGCCCCCTGCGTCGGACGCGGAGATCCGCGCGGCCGCCCTGCAGTTCGTTCGCAAATTGAGCGGCACCAGTGGCCCCTCCAAGATGAATGAGGAGGTCTTCAACCGGGCCGTCGAGGAAGTCACGGACGCGGCGCGCCGGTTGGTGGACTCCCTGGTGACCACCGCTCCTCCACGGAACCGTGACATCGAAGCCCTCAAGGCGAAGCTGCGGTCGGCGAAGCGCTTCGAACCGCGTTGA